One Trichormus variabilis 0441 genomic window, TGTCAATTTGTGAAGAAAATCATGACGAGCATCACTAACTTCTGTATGAACTTTAGCGACCTTCATCCTTGCTTTGTGACGATTGTTAGATCCTTTTTGTTTACGGCTCAAAGCTTTTTGCGCTTTACGCAATTTCGCTTTTTTTGCTTTAAAGCTTTTGGGATTACTAATCTTTTCGCCTGTACTCAATGCAACTAAGCTAGTGATACCCAAGTCAACGCCAACTTGAGTTAAAGATTCAGGTAATTTTTGAATTTCGACATCTACCAACATTGAAACAGTCCAGCGTCCAGAGGGCGATAGTTTTACCGTAATAGTAGATGGTTCTATACCTTGAGGTAGCTGTTGGCTCCAACGAATGTCTAACGCTGTAGGACTTTTAGCCAGAAATATTTGCCCATCTCTAAACTTAAACGCTGATGAAGTAAATTCAGCATTGCCACCATTATGCTTTTTCTTGAAGTTGGGGTATTTAGTCCGACCTGCAAAGAAGTTGCTAAATGCCGTTTGTAGATGTCGTAAACTTTGCTGTAATGGCACACTGCTAACGTCATTAAGAAATTGCAAGTCTTCTTGCTTCTTCCAACTAGTCAGCATTGCTGAAGTTTCAATGTACCCGACTCGTTCTTGATGCTCATACCATGCCTGCGTTCTTGCAGAAAGGGCAAGGTTGTAAACTAAACGAGTACATCCCATTGTTCTTCTGAGCAAGGTTTCTTGCTCAGGAGTTGGATAGAATCGGTACTTGAATGCTTTTTGTGTCATGCTTACATTTTACTAGACATTCTGTAAGAAATCCAAATTAATTAAATCCGTGC contains:
- a CDS encoding RNA-guided endonuclease InsQ/TnpB family protein, producing MTQKAFKYRFYPTPEQETLLRRTMGCTRLVYNLALSARTQAWYEHQERVGYIETSAMLTSWKKQEDLQFLNDVSSVPLQQSLRHLQTAFSNFFAGRTKYPNFKKKHNGGNAEFTSSAFKFRDGQIFLAKSPTALDIRWSQQLPQGIEPSTITVKLSPSGRWTVSMLVDVEIQKLPESLTQVGVDLGITSLVALSTGEKISNPKSFKAKKAKLRKAQKALSRKQKGSNNRHKARMKVAKVHTEVSDARHDFLHKLTTRLVRENQLIAVEDLSVKNMVKNKKLAFSISDASWGELVRQLEYKCDWYGRTLIKIDRWFPSSKRCGNCGHIVEKLPLNVREWDCPKCQAHHDRDINASKNILAAGLAVSVCGANIRPDRLKSQGQLQKTRKACLERSRKGQKQKPKS